A single genomic interval of Falco naumanni isolate bFalNau1 chromosome 11, bFalNau1.pat, whole genome shotgun sequence harbors:
- the ECHDC2 gene encoding enoyl-CoA hydratase domain-containing protein 2, mitochondrial isoform X3: MLRLGRAGRLLLRGGGGAPRAAPWRGAEVLVGAAGGERSGIAEILMNRPHARNSLGKVFVNELFSALEQLRFDEKVRVVVFKSEVKGVFCAGADLKERAKMDDEEVGYFVKRLRNLMDEIAALPVPTIAAIDGYALGGGLELALACDLRVAASSAKMGLIEATRGLLPGAGGTQRLPRCVGIGLAKELIFTGRQIDGEQAASVGLVNHAVPQNSEGDAAYQRALTLAEEILPQAPFAVKMGKLAINRGMEVDIASGMAIEGMCYAQNIPTRDRQEGMAAFREKRPPRFIGK, encoded by the exons ATGCTGCGgctggggcgggcgggccgACTGCTGCTGCGCGGGGGTGGCGGAGCCCCCAGGGCCGCCCCGTGGCGGGGCGCGGAGGTGCTGGTGGgcgcggccggcggggagcgcAGCG GTATTGCTGAAATCCTAATGAACCGACCCCACGCGAGAAATTCATTGGGAAAAGTATTTGTAAATGAA CTGTTCAGTGCTCTGGAACAGCTCCGCTTTGATGAGAAGGTTCGTGTGGTGGTGTTCAAGAGCGAGGTGAAAGGTGTATTTTGTGCTG GTGCAGACTTGAAGGAACGTGCAAAGATGGATGATGAGGAAGTTGGATACTTTGTTAAAAGGCTGAGAAATCTCATGGATGAAATAG CTGCCCTGCCTGTACCCACAATTGCCGCAATAGATGGCTATGCTTTGGGTGGTGGACTAGAACTGGCGCTGGCTTGTGACCTTCGAGTAGCAG ctTCATCAGCTAAAATGGGCCTTATTGAGGCTACAAGAGGGCTTCTTCCTGGAGCAG GTGGAACCCAGCGCCTGCCCAGATGTGTTGGAATAGGTCTTGCGAAGGAACTAATTTTCACTGGTAGGCAGATTGACGGAGAGCAAGCCGCCTCAGTGGGATTAGTAAACCACGCAGTGCCACAAAACAGTGAGGGAGACGCGGCTTACCAGAGAGCATTAACTTTGGCTGAAGAAATCCTTCCTCAG gctCCATTTGCTGTGAAAATGGGAAAACTGGCAATAAACAGAGGAATGgag GTTGACATTGCATCAGGGATGGCTATTGAGGGGATGTGTTATGCCCAG AATATTCCCACAAGAGACCGTCAGGAAGGGATGGCTGCTTTCAGGGAGAAACGACCACCTCGGTTTATTGGCAAATAA
- the ECHDC2 gene encoding enoyl-CoA hydratase domain-containing protein 2, mitochondrial isoform X2, with translation MMATDSRCPHAPSRASRRPRPRRDPSRTAAAEQRGGANAQWAGPARLPLAPPPLLPSPPVRRGAPCCGWGGRADCCCAGVAEPPGPPRGGARRCWWARPAGSAALFSALEQLRFDEKVRVVVFKSEVKGVFCAGADLKERAKMDDEEVGYFVKRLRNLMDEIAALPVPTIAAIDGYALGGGLELALACDLRVAASSAKMGLIEATRGLLPGAGGTQRLPRCVGIGLAKELIFTGRQIDGEQAASVGLVNHAVPQNSEGDAAYQRALTLAEEILPQAPFAVKMGKLAINRGMEMLTL, from the exons ATGATGGCGACGGACAGCAGGTGCCCGCACGCCCCCTCCCGCGCTTCCCGCCGGCCGAGACCCCGCCGAGACCCCTCCCGGACAGCGGCAGCGGAGCAGAGGGGCGGGGCCAACGCCCAGTGGGCGGGGCCAGCGCGCCTTCCCCTCGCTCCGCCCCCTCTCCTCCCATCGCCCCCCGTGAGGCGAGGGGCGCCATGCTGCGgctggggcgggcgggccgACTGCTGCTGCGCGGGGGTGGCGGAGCCCCCAGGGCCGCCCCGTGGCGGGGCGCGGAGGTGCTGGTGGgcgcggccggcggggagcgcAGCG CTGTTCAGTGCTCTGGAACAGCTCCGCTTTGATGAGAAGGTTCGTGTGGTGGTGTTCAAGAGCGAGGTGAAAGGTGTATTTTGTGCTG GTGCAGACTTGAAGGAACGTGCAAAGATGGATGATGAGGAAGTTGGATACTTTGTTAAAAGGCTGAGAAATCTCATGGATGAAATAG CTGCCCTGCCTGTACCCACAATTGCCGCAATAGATGGCTATGCTTTGGGTGGTGGACTAGAACTGGCGCTGGCTTGTGACCTTCGAGTAGCAG ctTCATCAGCTAAAATGGGCCTTATTGAGGCTACAAGAGGGCTTCTTCCTGGAGCAG GTGGAACCCAGCGCCTGCCCAGATGTGTTGGAATAGGTCTTGCGAAGGAACTAATTTTCACTGGTAGGCAGATTGACGGAGAGCAAGCCGCCTCAGTGGGATTAGTAAACCACGCAGTGCCACAAAACAGTGAGGGAGACGCGGCTTACCAGAGAGCATTAACTTTGGCTGAAGAAATCCTTCCTCAG gctCCATTTGCTGTGAAAATGGGAAAACTGGCAATAAACAGAGGAATGgag atgCTTACACTGTAG
- the ECHDC2 gene encoding enoyl-CoA hydratase domain-containing protein 2, mitochondrial isoform X1 — protein MMATDSRCPHAPSRASRRPRPRRDPSRTAAAEQRGGANAQWAGPARLPLAPPPLLPSPPVRRGAPCCGWGGRADCCCAGVAEPPGPPRGGARRCWWARPAGSAALFSALEQLRFDEKVRVVVFKSEVKGVFCAGADLKERAKMDDEEVGYFVKRLRNLMDEIAALPVPTIAAIDGYALGGGLELALACDLRVAASSAKMGLIEATRGLLPGAGGTQRLPRCVGIGLAKELIFTGRQIDGEQAASVGLVNHAVPQNSEGDAAYQRALTLAEEILPQAPFAVKMGKLAINRGMEVDIASGMAIEGMCYAQNIPTRDRQEGMAAFREKRPPRFIGK, from the exons ATGATGGCGACGGACAGCAGGTGCCCGCACGCCCCCTCCCGCGCTTCCCGCCGGCCGAGACCCCGCCGAGACCCCTCCCGGACAGCGGCAGCGGAGCAGAGGGGCGGGGCCAACGCCCAGTGGGCGGGGCCAGCGCGCCTTCCCCTCGCTCCGCCCCCTCTCCTCCCATCGCCCCCCGTGAGGCGAGGGGCGCCATGCTGCGgctggggcgggcgggccgACTGCTGCTGCGCGGGGGTGGCGGAGCCCCCAGGGCCGCCCCGTGGCGGGGCGCGGAGGTGCTGGTGGgcgcggccggcggggagcgcAGCG CTGTTCAGTGCTCTGGAACAGCTCCGCTTTGATGAGAAGGTTCGTGTGGTGGTGTTCAAGAGCGAGGTGAAAGGTGTATTTTGTGCTG GTGCAGACTTGAAGGAACGTGCAAAGATGGATGATGAGGAAGTTGGATACTTTGTTAAAAGGCTGAGAAATCTCATGGATGAAATAG CTGCCCTGCCTGTACCCACAATTGCCGCAATAGATGGCTATGCTTTGGGTGGTGGACTAGAACTGGCGCTGGCTTGTGACCTTCGAGTAGCAG ctTCATCAGCTAAAATGGGCCTTATTGAGGCTACAAGAGGGCTTCTTCCTGGAGCAG GTGGAACCCAGCGCCTGCCCAGATGTGTTGGAATAGGTCTTGCGAAGGAACTAATTTTCACTGGTAGGCAGATTGACGGAGAGCAAGCCGCCTCAGTGGGATTAGTAAACCACGCAGTGCCACAAAACAGTGAGGGAGACGCGGCTTACCAGAGAGCATTAACTTTGGCTGAAGAAATCCTTCCTCAG gctCCATTTGCTGTGAAAATGGGAAAACTGGCAATAAACAGAGGAATGgag GTTGACATTGCATCAGGGATGGCTATTGAGGGGATGTGTTATGCCCAG AATATTCCCACAAGAGACCGTCAGGAAGGGATGGCTGCTTTCAGGGAGAAACGACCACCTCGGTTTATTGGCAAATAA